In Bacteroidales bacterium, the DNA window AAAAAACAAATAACTGTCTTCAAACCAGTTCACATAATCAGAAACAGAATTGGCAGAACCGAATTGAAGTAGAGATATTTTTCATCCGTTTTTTCGGCTATTTGTTTCAGGAGGGTGCTTTTACCGCAGCGCCGTACACCAGTAATTACCTCAATATGGCTGCCGGTTCCATACGAACGAATCAATTGCCTCGGGATACCCAGGTTTTTCTTCCTCAATTCTTCCTGCTGACCTTCGTAAGCATCGCGTATCTGGGATAATAGCAACATGGAATTTGTTTTATTTTACCAATATATAACTTTATATATTACCAAAATACATATTAATAATTTTTAGTAACTCATTTCCTGTTCGCTTTTGCCATTTGCGGAGGTTGAAGTATGAGGAAAGGGTATGTTCCGGATTACACAGTTATACCGGCAGCCCTTCTTACGGAATGGCTTCCGAAGCGGTTTCGCATCCGGTCAACAGCCAGGTAAAGGCGGGTAATTTCGGGACGGTCGTCGAACAGGTCGAGTTGCTGTACCCCGTTGATCAGATTGCTGAAGCGGACCCCTACCAGCCGGATCAGCATGCGGCGCTGGTAAAGCTTACTGAACAATTCCTTCACCACAGGGATCAGTTGATGATCAAATACAGTATAAGGTATCTTCTGCTGGATTGTATGGGTATCGAAATTGGAATACCGTATTTTGACCGTTACACAGGAGGCAAGTTTCTGCTGTTGCCGCAGTTCATAGCACAGTTTTTCGGTCATGCTCACCAGCAGGTTATTGATATACATAACATCGGTAGTGTCCTGGTCAAAGGTATGTTCGGTACTGATGGATTTTCTTTCGCTCCAGGGTTCAACCGGTGTGGTATCAATACCGTTGGCCCTTTCCCAGATCACGATTCCGTTTTTTCCCAGCACCTTTGCGAGCATTTCGGGGGGAATCCGGCTGAGGGTTCCGATGGTGGCAATACCCATGGAACGAAGGGTATGAAATGTTTTTTCGCCGATCATCGGCATTCTCTGTATGGGCAGAGGGTTGAGAAAAGGTTGTACCTGCGGTTTTGGTACTTCGAGTTCTCCGTTGGGTTTGGCTTCGCCGGTAGCTATTTTCGACACGGTTTTATTGAGCGACAATCCAAGGGAAATAGGAAGACCTGTTTCACGGATAATCCGCTGGCGCAGTTCGTGCACCCACTTCATGCAGCCAAAGAAGCGGTCCATGCCGGTAAGGTCGAGGTAATGCTCATCAATCGAAGCTTTTTCATATACCGGAGCCGACTCGGCAATAATGTCAGTTACCATGTCGGAATAACGGCTGTACAGTTCCATGTCGCCTTTGATGAATACAGCATCGGGGCAAAGCGACCTGGCCATTTTCATGGGCATGGCCGACCTCACACCGTACCGGCGGGCTTCATAACTGCAGCTGGCAACCACACTGCGGCCGGATGTTCCGCCAATAATGACCGGTTTGCCCGCAAGCCGGCTGTTCTGAAGCCGTTCCACCGATACGAAGAAGGTATCCAGATCCATATGCACAATACTCCGGTCCATAAAACATACTGATATCTGATTTTCCGTTATTTGCAAAATTTTTGATTATTTTTTAATCATTTTTATGCTTATAATTTAATCTTTTTTTTATATTTGTTCCATGTTTTTCTCATCCAACATTCGCCTTCTCCGCAAGCGGAGAAACCGTACCCAGGATGATGTAGCCACCGCCCTGGGCATGAAACGATCCACCCTTAGCGGGTATGAGAACGGGGTTGCCGAACCGGGGCTTGAAGCCCTCCTTGCTTTTTCGCGTTATTTTCGGGTGGCTATTGACACGCTTGTGGCGGTTGACCTTTCTGCTCTTTCTGAAAGCCAGCTTTCGGAACTGGAACGCGGGTTTGATGTGTACATCAAAGGGTCCAATCTGCGCATACTGGCCACCACCGTTGACAGCCGCAATAACGAAAACATCGAAATGGTACCGGAAAAAGCAAAAGCAGGTTATACCACAGGGTATTCCGATCCGGAATTTATCAGCGAATTGCCGGTGTTTCAGTTTCCTCTTCTTTCAAAAAACAAGAAATACCGAACGTTTCAGATTAGCGGCGATTCCATGCTCCCCATTCCTGAAGGAGCATGGGTAACAGGCGAATATGTGCAGGACTGGAGCCTGATTCCTTCGGGTACAGCCTGTATTGTCTTTACCACCGATGGAGGAATTGTTTTCAAAATCATCGAAAACCTGCTCGCACAGGATCAGAAAATCAGGTTGCATTCGCTCAATCCAATGTACGAACCGTATGATGTTCCGGTGGATGAAATCAGGGAAATATGGAAGTTCGTTCATTACATCAGTTCCGAAATTCCTGAGCCTGTGCTTCCGCACCAGCAATTGGTTAAAACGGTTGTTTCCCTGAAGCAGGAATTGTCACAGATCAAAGAACAGCTATC includes these proteins:
- a CDS encoding AAA family ATPase, giving the protein MLLLSQIRDAYEGQQEELRKKNLGIPRQLIRSYGTGSHIEVITGVRRCGKSTLLKQIAEKTDEKYLYFNSVLPILFLIM
- the dinB gene encoding DNA polymerase IV, yielding MDRSIVHMDLDTFFVSVERLQNSRLAGKPVIIGGTSGRSVVASCSYEARRYGVRSAMPMKMARSLCPDAVFIKGDMELYSRYSDMVTDIIAESAPVYEKASIDEHYLDLTGMDRFFGCMKWVHELRQRIIRETGLPISLGLSLNKTVSKIATGEAKPNGELEVPKPQVQPFLNPLPIQRMPMIGEKTFHTLRSMGIATIGTLSRIPPEMLAKVLGKNGIVIWERANGIDTTPVEPWSERKSISTEHTFDQDTTDVMYINNLLVSMTEKLCYELRQQQKLASCVTVKIRYSNFDTHTIQQKIPYTVFDHQLIPVVKELFSKLYQRRMLIRLVGVRFSNLINGVQQLDLFDDRPEITRLYLAVDRMRNRFGSHSVRRAAGITV
- a CDS encoding LexA family transcriptional regulator, with the protein product MFFSSNIRLLRKRRNRTQDDVATALGMKRSTLSGYENGVAEPGLEALLAFSRYFRVAIDTLVAVDLSALSESQLSELERGFDVYIKGSNLRILATTVDSRNNENIEMVPEKAKAGYTTGYSDPEFISELPVFQFPLLSKNKKYRTFQISGDSMLPIPEGAWVTGEYVQDWSLIPSGTACIVFTTDGGIVFKIIENLLAQDQKIRLHSLNPMYEPYDVPVDEIREIWKFVHYISSEIPEPVLPHQQLVKTVVSLKQELSQIKEQLSKPENRE